From the genome of Bradyrhizobium elkanii USDA 76, one region includes:
- a CDS encoding Spy/CpxP family protein refolding chaperone, translating to MKPLTLAAALLLATVSSSSWAQSPADHEAHHPDQKEPPAATQPAPPAGQPGMMGQGMMGGPQGMMGGRGMMMGGDMPMANMMQMMGMMGQSGAETGCAGMTGMATIDRIEGRIAFLRTELKITDAQSPAWNAFADALRANAKSLGEVRSSMMQGGATQHLTDRLTVQEKWLAARLEGTRAIKSALTNLVGTLSDDQKKTADELLAPHMGMGMMAGMQPGQMGADQMQPGMTTQGQGR from the coding sequence ATGAAACCTCTGACACTGGCTGCTGCATTACTGCTTGCAACGGTGAGCTCTTCGTCTTGGGCGCAATCGCCCGCCGATCACGAAGCTCACCATCCCGACCAAAAGGAGCCGCCGGCCGCCACACAGCCCGCGCCGCCCGCCGGCCAGCCCGGGATGATGGGTCAGGGCATGATGGGTGGGCCGCAAGGCATGATGGGCGGCAGGGGCATGATGATGGGCGGCGACATGCCCATGGCGAACATGATGCAGATGATGGGGATGATGGGGCAGTCGGGCGCTGAAACCGGCTGCGCCGGTATGACCGGCATGGCGACCATCGACCGGATCGAAGGTCGGATCGCTTTCCTGCGTACCGAACTCAAGATCACCGATGCTCAGTCGCCTGCGTGGAATGCCTTCGCCGATGCGCTGCGGGCCAACGCAAAGAGCCTCGGCGAGGTGCGGTCGTCGATGATGCAGGGCGGCGCAACGCAGCACCTGACTGATCGCCTCACCGTGCAGGAGAAATGGCTGGCCGCGCGCCTCGAAGGAACCCGCGCCATCAAATCCGCCCTGACAAACCTGGTCGGCACTCTGTCCGATGACCAGAAGAAGACGGCCGATGAGCTCCTCGCGCCGCACATGGGTATGGGCATGATGGCCGGCATGCAGCCCGGGCAGATGGGCGCCGATCAGATGCAGCCGGGAATGACGACACAAGGGCAGGGGCGGTAG
- the ppk2 gene encoding polyphosphate kinase 2, producing MPKSSKTRTAHHASGKTYRAALHGLQVELVKVQRHIIKHGHRVLVIFEGRDAAGKDGTIKRIVQHLSPRETRVVALGKPSDHDRASWYFQRYVPYLPSAQEMILFNRSWYSRAGVEHVMGFCTDQEYEDFLGAVLPFEHMLIGSGIQIMKYYLDISKDEQKTRLRDRKTDPLKQWKTSPIDAVALKHWKDYTVARDRMLAATSSRESPWIVVRADDKRAARLNVIRDLVSRLACPETDKHLASPDQSIVFPHDAAHAGRQQLAR from the coding sequence ATGCCGAAATCATCCAAAACGCGAACCGCACATCACGCAAGCGGCAAGACCTATCGCGCCGCGCTGCACGGCCTGCAGGTCGAACTCGTCAAGGTTCAGCGACACATCATCAAGCACGGCCACAGGGTCCTGGTCATTTTCGAGGGGCGGGACGCTGCCGGCAAGGACGGCACGATCAAACGCATCGTCCAGCATCTGAGTCCACGCGAGACCCGCGTCGTGGCACTCGGAAAGCCATCCGACCATGATCGTGCGTCGTGGTACTTCCAGAGATACGTACCTTATCTTCCTTCCGCGCAGGAAATGATCCTGTTCAACCGAAGCTGGTACAGCCGCGCCGGGGTCGAGCATGTGATGGGATTCTGCACCGACCAGGAGTACGAGGACTTCCTCGGTGCGGTGCTGCCCTTCGAGCATATGCTGATCGGCTCCGGAATTCAGATCATGAAATATTATCTGGACATCAGCAAAGACGAGCAAAAGACGCGACTGCGAGATCGCAAGACCGATCCGCTGAAGCAATGGAAGACGAGCCCGATCGATGCTGTCGCGCTGAAGCACTGGAAGGACTACACCGTCGCGCGTGATCGGATGCTGGCGGCGACGTCAAGCCGGGAATCGCCATGGATCGTGGTCCGCGCCGACGACAAACGGGCTGCGCGGCTCAACGTCATCCGCGACCTAGTCTCCCGCCTGGCGTGCCCCGAAACCGACAAGCATCTCGCATCGCCTGAC